In the genome of Microcoleus vaginatus PCC 9802, the window GGTTTGTCCCGGCTACGCGCGGGATGGCGAAGGCTTCAGCATCCACTTCACCCCAGCGCACCTAGAAACGTTAGAGCATTTGCTCGCCGCGCTGCGGATTATCAAAGCTCAACAAGAGGCGATGCTTGAGTATACCTATCCAGAACCAAAAGCGACAACACATCTCATTAGTGGGACTTAAACAAGTTTTAAGCCCAAACAAAGCCCAAACTGGCTTTATATAAAGTAAATAGGTCCCTGTTTTCTTGCAACCAGCCAAAAAACCTGTAAGATATAGCTGTTCTAAAAGCTGACAAAGCTTCAGTAAATGTTGTTAAAGGTTGGTTAGCCCACTGCCGACGCAATCCTCCTGTTAACTGATGCCAAATGATAAAAGTATAAGCACAAAATACTAATATTAAATGTCGATAAAGGCTTCTCTTTCCTCGGATTTGATATTCTTTTAACCCTAGCCATCCTTTAGCTTCACGGTAAAACACTTCTACCCAATTACGTTGGGAGTAAGTTGTTACTATCCATGATGCTGTTGCCCGCTCACTGGCAGCGTTAGTCACTAAATAATCAACTTCTGTGGCGGTAGAACAAGTCGGAGCATTCATGACGATAGCGACTGTTTTTGGCCCGGACATGGTTGAGAATTCTACTGTGATAGTTGCTACCCACACAGTTCTGGGCTTTTCCCGATTTAGTGTAATAGCACTTAAAGCCTCTGCTGGTAAACGTTTTGCTAATTCTGAGAGTTTGAGTTCTTCGGGTTGTCGCTCGGGTTCTATTTGACAGACTACTTTTCGATTTTTGGCTAATCCTCCTACATAGGTTAACTTCCTTTTCTCTAACTCCTGCAAAAATCTACTATTATTCCCATAGCCTGCATCGATTAAAACTACTGCTGGTCGCTCTTTCCTTTCTAAGCATTTGTCAATTAGTTTGATGGCTATATCGGGTTTTTTAATAAATTCTGGATTTTCTTTTCCTTGAGGTAACGAATGAGCGTGTTGATATAATTCAACATCAAGTGGTAGGCTTTTCACTCCATCATATAAGTGTGTAGTTACCACTACTACACCATTATCTGTTTTTCCGATTTCTCCAATATATTGCCGACCAACTCCTGCTGTTAAATTGCCACTTTTTCTGTGACCGGAATCATCTATTATCAGAGTAAACCCTCTGCTGATATGAGTCTGCCTACACTGCTGCATCACCTGCAACCGTCGTTGGTTAACTTGCTGGGCATTCCAAGGAGCTTCTGTCAAAAAATGATGCAATCGGTTGTATGTAACTCCTATACAGTCTCTTGACATCTGAGTCAGGTTTTTTCGCTCACTTTCTCCCAATAATCCCCCTAAATAGTGCTTAAACCCTGTTTTTTGGGCTTGATGGCTAAAAACATCGTCAAAACGACGACACCATCGATCGAAGCATGGTGGCATGGCGCTAGGAGTTGTTTCTTTCATTGCGCGTTTTTGACGTAAAAAGCTTAACCTGACTACATTATACTATTTTTAGCACAATTTTTTTGTTTAAGTCCCGTTAGGTAATCGAAGTTCTGCCACCAGCAATGTACGAGATTTAACGGATTACCAATTACCAATTCCCCGTAAAGCAATAAAAAACTAAGGAAAAACGAACAATGACTAAAACACAAGAAAGACCGACATTTTCAGTATTTGGTGCCAAACCGAGCAATGCTTTGCTAGTACCGGAAATCCCGATCGCAGTACGTAACAATTGCCAAAGCGGCCAGTGGACGATCGGCGACACCGACTACGGTTCCAAGTGTTCCATGACAATCCTCAAATTTTCCAAATTCTTCGGTTCCCTCGGTCAAACTTCCCACACACTGTGGGGTCAACTGTGGTTTGTCGCAGAAACCGGCGAACTGCCTCAAGGAGTTGTCATGGTGACATACATAAAAAACCGCAGCTTGAACGATTTTAACCGCTTGGTAGCATCAGTTCAATCTCGCGGGGTAGAACCTGCAACCGGGATTTTTCTTCCCGAATTTGTCAAGCATTCCGGTCAGAAACCAGACGATAGCGGAGTAGTAAAACCGATCAACTACTACAGCTTGAAATG includes:
- a CDS encoding IS701 family transposase; protein product: MKETTPSAMPPCFDRWCRRFDDVFSHQAQKTGFKHYLGGLLGESERKNLTQMSRDCIGVTYNRLHHFLTEAPWNAQQVNQRRLQVMQQCRQTHISRGFTLIIDDSGHRKSGNLTAGVGRQYIGEIGKTDNGVVVVTTHLYDGVKSLPLDVELYQHAHSLPQGKENPEFIKKPDIAIKLIDKCLERKERPAVVLIDAGYGNNSRFLQELEKRKLTYVGGLAKNRKVVCQIEPERQPEELKLSELAKRLPAEALSAITLNREKPRTVWVATITVEFSTMSGPKTVAIVMNAPTCSTATEVDYLVTNAASERATASWIVTTYSQRNWVEVFYREAKGWLGLKEYQIRGKRSLYRHLILVFCAYTFIIWHQLTGGLRRQWANQPLTTFTEALSAFRTAISYRFFGWLQENRDLFTLYKASLGFVWA